Genomic segment of Photobacterium profundum SS9:
GTTACAGCGTCACGTAAAAAAGAAGCGTTGTGGTCAACGCGCTGCCATGGAAATCGCAGGTCTTGAGTGGGAAGGTCGACAGCATTCAGGTTATGTTGATGCGTATAACCTTGCTCGTTTAACAAGAACGCTTTTTTGCGATAGTGATACTCAAGAAAAACATAAGTGATCATGCTTTGGTATGGGTTGCGTTGGTAATAACCCATACCAAATTTACCCCCGTCAGTATCCCAATCAATATTTCCCCCGTCAGCCACAGCAACTAAATCTGTTTTTGCTTTTTTAAGATATTGAACAGACATGGCAGTTGGCAACCAGCGACTCTTAACAGGTACAGAAACATCAGTCATCATTCCTGCCGCTAGCTCTGCCATATTACACATAGCAATAGCATGCACTGTTTTAATGTGATTTTGCACTCTTCGACGCTTCTTAATACTTACGCTTGAATAGCCAGGTTTTAGATTGGTGACCAATGGTTTTATGGAAGAAAAATAAGGCGCCATACGGCAAACAATGAAAGTAAATAGATGTTGTCCGAATGGTAGCTTGGTTATTCGACGATAAGTTTTAAGATTTTTACGCATTGAAAATTCCTTTTTCAAATAACAATCTGGTCTGACCTCGCTACATTTTGTTCGTTCAAAAATCAACCATATGTCATGGTCATGCCTCACAGTTTTTACACTGTTTCTTATTAGGAAAGATTCAATTATTAAATGCAATTTTATTTTTTTTGCATTTTAAATCAAAGTCTTATTTTGTTTTTGTTCATGATGATTCAATGGGGTAAATCATTTTATCCCGCTGAAATAGTAAATGTCTGACAATAGAGTCTATATGTCTGATTACAGATATTTATATCTCTAATGACGTGTAAGAATACACTTAAGAAAAATACGTTATCCCGATAAAAAACGAACTTATACAAAAAGGCAATCAATGTTCTACCTACTTCCCTTATTAACCGTTTCTATCTGGGCAGGGAATGCCATAGTAAACAAACTTTCTTTTAGCGTGATAGATCCAGGAGCGATCGCATTCTATCGATGGTTTTTTGCCATGCTGGTGCTGACCCCATTTTTAGCAAAATCTATTTGGCAGCATCGCAAAACGATTAAACCGTACTTACCAAAATTAGCGTTTTTGTCGTTATTAGGCATGGTGTTAAACCAGTCTTTGGGCTATTTTGCCGCCGCGACAACAACAGCGACAAATATGGCATTAATCATATCGTTAGTGCCGTTGATCAGTATGTTTTTAAGTGTGCCATTACTTAGTCAACGTTTATCGCCGCTTGCCATTGTTGGGGCAATATTGTCACTGGGTGGGCTTGTGTTGATGCTAAGCCACGGTAATCTCCATCAATTAGCTGCGCAAGGAATCACCCAAGGTGATGGCTTATTGCTGATCGCAGCTTTTGTTTATGCACTTTATTGTGTTTTACTGAAACGCTGGCAAATGCCACTCACCAATTGGCAATCAGTGTATGTACAAGGTGTTCTCGCTGTCATTATGCTGTTTCCAATGTTTGTAAGCAGTGAACGCATGGCGATTACTGCAGAAGCATTTCCATTAGTGATGTATGCAGCAATGCTGGGTTCATTAATTGCTCCTTGGTGCTGGTTGTTAGGTATTCAACGTTTAGGTGCTGATCGTACTGCAATGTTCATGAACTTGATGCCAGTAATTACTGCGCTTATTGCAAGCGTAGTATTGAATGAGCAGTTAGAGTCTTACCATTATATTGGTGGGGTGATGGTATTAAGTGGCGTCGCGTTAGCCCAAAAGAAAGTCAAAGCACGTCAACAAAAAATGGCGACAGCATAGCTGTAAAGTGAACTAAAAAACGCGACAGTGAAAATAAAGCGGTAATAACGTGTTTTATCTAAACACCGTTATTACCGTTTTTTTGTTTGTATGATAAGAAAAGTAATAAAATAGGGTTTGTTGCAAAAAATTCAGTCTCAGCTCAGAATCCCTTTTCTTCCCCACCTAATCTAGCGACTCAATGACCAACCCGAATTCAAATGGAAACACTTTGCCCCTGAAATCATCCTTTGGTGCCTTCGTTGGTATGGTTCGACCCCAATGAGTTACGCAAACCTCAGCGACATGCTGGCAGAACGGGGGATTTCGGTTAATCGCTCGACCATTTATCGTTGGTTCATTGAATATGCCCCGACATTACGCAAGAAGTTACGTCGCCATCAATTCATCCGGACTGACTCTTCGTGGCAGCTCGATGAAACCTACGTCAAAGTGAAGGGGAAGTGGCACTACCTTTATCGTGCCATCAATAAGCAAGGCGAGACGCTGGATTTCTATTTTTCCCACAAACGTAATAAAAAAGCCGCGTATCAGTTCCTTAGGCGCTGCCTGAGATATTACGACGTAGATAATCAGCCTAAGACCTTAAACACCGACAAGCATTCCTCATACGCCAATGCGATTGCCCGCTTGAAGATGGAGGGACGACTGCGAGTGGATGTCGAGCAGCGGCAAGTGAAGTGCCTCAATAATGGCATCGAGTCCGAACACGCCCCCATCAAGAAGCTCGTTGTCGCCACCGGCGGTTTCAAAATACAAAAGCGAGCCTGGTCAACCATCCAGGGATTCGAATCATTACGGATGTTGAACAAAGGCCAGTTTGATTTCTGGCTTCGTCATGATGAACGTAAAATCCTTGTGCGGGAGAGATCCGCCTTTATGAATCGTTTATTCAATGTTGAAGTGATTTACTCGTAATTTTAAGTCAATGACTGGCTAGATCCGCCTCATCAGATTATTTGCAACAGCCCCATACAAGTTGCTGAATTTAGCTACACTTTGAACATACTTGTAATAACAGTCAGCCACAGCTGTAAGGATACGTGCTATGCCGGTCGACTCCGAAAGTCCGCTAGGTCGTGAGCCAGAGCAAACAGCGCAATCAGTACTGAATGTCATTAAAGAACTAGTTAAAGAACTGCGGCAAGGGCAGGAACCCCCTGAGCCGATTCAGCTCGATTGTGATTTTGACCGTGATCTGGGGTTTGACAGCCTTGCCCGTGCCGAGTTGATCCAACGTATAGAACAGCAGTTTAAGGTAAACCTGCCCGATCAAACGCTGGCAGTGATAGAAACACCACGGGATTTGTTACGGGAACTGCTTCACGCAGAGAGCCAGGACACAGCTTTAGTGTCTGAACAAATTATCAGGCAGATTAAGCTCGGGGCCGTCGAATCCGCGCCTGAACAGATGGAGACCCTGCAGCAAGTCCTTGACTGGCATGTGAAAGAGCATCCTGACCGTCCGCACCTTTATGTTTATCAGAATGCCGATCAGGTAACAGAGATCAGTTACCGGGCATTGCGGGATGAAGCATTGCGGATTGCATCCGGGCTGGTGAAGCAAGATGTTGAACCCGGTCAGTGCATTGCCATTATGCTGCCGACCAGCAATGACTATTTTTACAGTTTTTTCGGGATACTGTTTGCCAGAGCCATTCCAGTTCCTATCTACCCCCCGGCACGGCCTTCACAGATAGAAGATCACTTAAAGCGCCATGCCCGTATTCTGCAAAACTCTCAGGTGCGTATCCTGATCACTGTCCCGGAAGCCAAGCCGCTCTCGCAATTGCTTCGGCTTCAGGTGCCTTCTATTCAAGCCGTGGTCACTGTTCCTGAGCTAAGGCAAGCCGCCTCCGGACCGCTCTCTACGGGTGATGCTCAGAGTTCGGATATTGCCTTTTTACAGTATACATCTGGCAGTACCGGAAACCCCAAAGGAGTAGCTTTGACGCATGCCAACCTGCTTGCTAACGTGCGGACTATGGGCAGAGTCGTGTGCGTCGATTCGACCGATGTTTTTGTCAGCTGGCTGCCGGTATACCACGACATGGGGTTGATCGGTACCTGGTTCGGCAGCCTGTATCACGCTATCCCCTTAGTGATCATGTCGCCCTTGTTGTTTTTGTCCAAACCTCAGCGCTGGCTGTGGGCGATACATCATCATCGCGGTACTTTGTCACCGGCACCCAATTTTGCGTATGAGTTATGTATCAACAAAATCGACGATGCCGAGCTTGAGGGATTAGATCTCAGCACCTGGCGGCTGTCATGGAATGGCGCTGAGCCTGTCAGCCCGAGCACGATACGTCGCTTTACTGAGCGATTCGCTAAATATGGCTTTCGCCCCGAAACCATGTCACCAGTTTATGGATTGGCAGAATGCTCTGTTGGCCTGACCTTCCCGACCAGTGTGCGTCTTCCCCTGATTGAGCGTATCAGACGTGAGCCAATGGAGCGTTTTGGCCGGGCGATTACGGCAGCAGCAGATGAGACGGATGTCATGCAGATAGTGGGCTTAGGTCAGCCGCTGCCGGGACACCAGATCCGTATTGTTGACGAATTTGGCAGGGAGTTACCGGAGCGGGAGGAAGGAGGGTTGGAGTTTAAAGGGCCTTCCGCTACCCAGGGGTATTATCGGGATCCGGAAAAGACGCAACAGTTGTTTCATGGTGAATGGCTTGATACCGGAGACCGAGCCTTTATGGTTGGTGGCGAGCTGTTTATTACCGGACGGAGCAAAGATATTATTATTCGTGCTGGTCGAAACATTCATCCCCACGAACTGGAAGAAGCGGTGTGCAATATCCCGGGGATCCGAAAAGGCTGTGTCGCGGCATTTGCCAGTCATGACAGCCATTCCGGCACTGAGCGGTTGATTGTACTGGCGGAAACACGTGAAACCGACAAAGTGCAGCAACAGCGACTACAGCAGGAAGTAAACAACCTTTCTCTGGATCTGCTGGGTAGTCCCCCAGATGAAGTGGTGATCGCACCGCCTCATACCGTACCTAAAACCTCCAGCGGCAAAATTCGTCGCGCAGCATGCAAAGATCTTTACGAGCAAAATAAACTCGATGCCCGGCAACGTACCGTGTGGTGGCAGACGCTTCGTTTGATGATGGCAGGAATAAATCCTCAGCTGAGGCGCTACTGGCGAATAGTTTCAGATTTTAGTTATGCAGCTTACATGTGGCTGGTTATGGCCGTCCTTGCGCCATGTGTCTGGTGCCTGGTTGCGGTCGTTCCCAATAAACGCTGGTGCTGGTCGGTTGCCAGGCTTGGCGTTCGCTTACTGATCTTGTTTACCGGAACCAGGGTAACGATGAAGGGGAAGGAAAACCTGCCTGATAATACCCCCTGTATCTTGGTTGCTAACCATTCCAGCTACCTTGATGGGCTGATAATGGCGCTGGCAGCCCCGACAGAATGTAATTTTGTTGCCAAGGCGGAGCTATTGAAAAATCCTTTCGCCCGCATTTTTCTGTCCCGGCTGGATACCGAATTTGTTGAGCGTTTTGATATGCAAAAAGGTGTGACCGATGCCCGGCGGATAGCGGCCAATGCCAGGAACAACCGCTCCCTGTTCTTTTTTCCCGAAGGAACCTTATATCGAATGCCCGGACTTCACGAGTTTCATATGGGGGCGTTTATAGCTGCGGTCGATGGTGCTCTGCCTGTCGTGCCAATCACCCTTTGTGGTACACGCTCAAAACTGCGTGGTAAATCTCTATTTCCCAGACGGGGAGATATCAGCGTGACGATTGGCAAACCGCTGACTCCACAAGGGACTGACTGGAATGCAGCCCTCGCTCTGAGGGATCAGGCCAGAGCTGAAATTCTGAGCCATTGTGGTGAACCGGATTTGGCACACATAGAAAAGTAAGATTAAAACCACGCTGATCAAGGTATTTAACGTAATGAGTGTAATGAGATATTTTTGGGGGTTTTGTCGCAAGCTTACTCAATGCTTTATGATTGCAGAACTTTTTCCTACGTAGCGATCGCATGACCATCAAATTCACAGGCCGTCATTTTCCTTCCGAGATCATACTGCAGTCCGTTCGTTACTATCTTTCCTATAAACTGAGCTACCGTGAAATTGAAGAGGTATTGGCAGAGCGTGGCATCAATGTTGACCACTCAACCTTGAACCGCTGGGTGATTAAATATGCGCCATTACTGGAGCATCGAGCTCGCGGAAGAAAGAAGCCAGTAGCTTCTTCGTGGCGGATGGACGAGACTTATATCAACGTAAAAGGCCAATGGAAATACTACTACCGAGCCGTTGATAAATATGGTGATGTGATTGATTTTCTTCTGCGTGATAAGCAGGATGAAAAAGCGGCTAGAGCCTTTTTCCAAAAGGCCATCGGTCAACATGGATTACCTGATAAAGTGGTTATTGACGGCAGCCATTCCAATGCGTTAACACTGCATCATATCAATGTTGATCTTTGGCATAACGGGCACATGCTAAGTTTAATTGAAATCCTTTCAATCAAGTATCTGAACAATATCGTCGAGCAAAGCCACCGCAGAGTGAAAGGTAAAATGAATCAATGTTTAGGATGGAAATCAGACGAAGGCGCAAAGGCCACACTCGCTGGCATAGAGCTGTGGTCGATGATTAAAAATGGACAGCTCGACAACCCTGATGGTTTATCTGTTTGGGATGAATTCTACGCGCTTGCAGCCTAATTGCATCTGAAAATCAGTACGTTTGTACTTCAGCATAACTTTGCGACATATATGAACCATCCCTATTTGCAAGGTAATTTTTAGTGATGTTGGTATAGATCTAAGTTGCAGTCATATATTCGGCATCTAAGTTAAACTTGTGCCCTGATGTAAATCCGCACTCTTCTACCTCATCAAAACCATGGCCTCTAGGGCCGTGTCGCAAAACAGGTTTTAGAAGAGCAGGTATGACCTATGTTTCATCATCTAAAATTAACTAACGCAAACTTATTGAAATGCTTACCGTAAAGTTGATATTAAGCTACTTAATATTGTGTATTAGGCAGCCACCTTTTGATTGTTGAAATCAAACTCTTTTCCCGTACTCAGAATTGACCATATGATCCTGGCATTCTTATTTGCCAATGCAACCGCTGCTTTATTAAAGTTAAGCGTACATTTCTTCTCTGTTAACCAGCGGCCATATTCGTTGTCCAGGTTTTTACACTTCGACAAGGCTGATCTGGCACCGTGAATAAGTAATGTTCGCAAGTATCTATCTCCTCGCTTGCTGATACCCAATAAAATCTGCTTGTCTCCGCTAGAATGCTGCCTTGGTACTAGGCCAAGCCATGCGGACATGTGTCTGCCATTCTTAAATACATCTGGATTTGGAACCGCAGAGATCAGTGCTGTTGCTGTTAATTCTCCGACACCGGGGATGTTCATAATTCGGCGGCAGTCTTCATGTTGCCTACAGATCTGTTTGACCTTTGCTGCCCCTGTTGGAATAGTAATTCCATATTCCAAATTGAGGACTAATGAGTTTAACTATATGGCCATACCTTTGGAAAACCCTGGCCCAATAATTGGCACCTCCACAAGATTCCATGACGATCGTGCATGGTGGAGTGTTAGCGATATATTCAGCCAGTGCATCTCTTGATAATCGCTTTTTTAAAACGGCTTTCCCATTACAATCAACACCGTGCAATTGAAACATATTCTTAGCAATATCAATACCCAGTAAGTTAATAACCATCACTCTATCTCCCACTTATCAATTAATTGCTTATTAATTGTCACCATAATCATAGCCTGACGGGACGCTATGGGGTGGGATGGTTCATTACATTAAAACTCGTCGCGTTAGCCCAAAAGAAAGTCAAAGCACGTCAACAAAAAATGGCGACTGCATAGCTGTAAAGTGAACTAAAAAACGCGACAGTGAAAATAAAGCGGTAATAACGTGTTTTATCTAAATACCGTTATTACCGTTTTTTGCCAATAAAAGTTGACCTGAACGTGTGTTCAGATATTTTCCCTGAACGACTTTTTGCTGACCGTTTACCCATAAATTGTGCAGACCGGTTGCATACCTTTCTGGTTGCTCTATTGTTGCATGATCACAGAAATCAGCACCAAACATAGCAATATCGGCATAATAGCCTGGTGCTAATTTTCCCCGCTTGTGAAGTGAAAATGTCTCTGCGCTTAACGCTGTCATTTTACGAATCGCCTGCTCAAGCGACAGTAATTTACGTTGAGTGACAAATTGGTTAATGATCCGTGGGAACGAGCCACTGACTCTCGGGTGAAGCCTGCCTCCGAGGAGGGTGTCTGAGCCAACCATCCCCTGTGGGTGCTGAAGGATCTGCTCAACAAGTGCCTCATCCATAAAATAATCAATCATCCGGACATTACCCTGCTCACGGATGAGAAGATCTAACGTAAAATCGACGGGATGCTGATCCGTTTGTTGTGCACATTCAGCAATAGAGATCCCTACCCATTTCTGAGCTTCTTGGCTTTCAACTTCGCAAATAAGAATATTTTCCCAACCGACTAACGCGGGTAAGTTATCCCAAGGTTCGCTTGCCTGAGGTAAAATACGTTCAGAAAGCCAGTCATGGACTTGTCGTCTGACGGCGGAGGTGTGTAACTTTTTCATCAATTCATCCGGTGCGTAGGCGCGGATCAGGGCCGGAGGCAATATAGAAAATAGCGTTGTACTTCCGTAATGGTACGGATATTGGTCGAAGGAGATCTGATAACGTTCGATTAATGATAGTAACGATGATAATTTTCCCGCATTACGCCGGCCAATTAGCTTCAGGTGGGAAATATGCAACTGGCAACCAGCTTGTTCAGATAATACGATCATCTCTTGTAGCGCTTCAAGGATCTGATCACTTTCACTACGCATGTGTACAACAATTGGTTTCTGATGTTTAGCCGCAACCTGAGCAACGGTTAACAGTTCATCGCGATCACTAAATAGAGCAGGGTGATAGATCAATCCCAGACTGACCCCTCTGGCTCCAGCCCCTAGGGCTTCATCTGTCAATTGAGCCAGTTTCAGTCGCTGATTTTTATTCATCGGTATGCTGCTGTTACCACAGATCTGATAACGCAATAAGCCATGCGGTAAGAAGGCGGATACGTTAACTTCTAATCCCTGCTGCTCAAGGGCCGATGTATAACTGGGAAAATCGTCCCAGCCCCAATCGATCGGTGGATTACCTATTATTAGACGCTTTCTGTGTTCAGCTTGCAGTTCCTTTGGCAATGGTGAAACACCAAGACCACAGAGGCCGACAAGTTCGGTGGTGATGCCTTGCATTATTTTTGGCTTAAACCCTTGTGGTAAAAACGTTGCTAGATCGGTGTGGCTATGAACGTCAATAAATCCCGGCGTCACAAAAGCACCATCAGCATCGATGACGTGATCAACCGCTGTTGTGATAAAAGGGGAAATGTCAGTAATGACTTGATTATTAATTAATATATCACTTTTAAAAGCATTACTACCACGACCATCAATTACCGTCGCATTTTTGATTAACTGACGCATTATTGTTACTCCATCATCAATGACATGCCAGTACGGCACTTGAGTAAATCCTAATTTTATTCGTTATTATGATAGAACGGTTTGTGTGACAAATGTAATAAAATAAATGGGTTATAAAGTTCAACGAAAAATGCAGATTATTGTAAACCTAATGTTGCATTTATGATTTTCATAACCTGTTATGTTTAAACAACGAGATCATAACAAGTGAGTACATTATGAAAGTTGTTGTTGAATTCCAAAAAAATGGTATCTATCGAGATCACTACTGGGAAGGGTACTTTCACTCTGTTAAAGGTCAGCTGCGTGAAGTAACACCGTCTTATGCGGCACAGTTAATTAAAGAGTCGAAAGCGACGTTGTATGTGAAGGAGTGATAAAACTTATATCAAACTAGATAAGTACCTGATCATCCTGAGCAACTATCTGATCATTTACTTATCCAGAATGGTATTAAATGTCACATTCTTGAAGGTTATTTCGCAAACCGGATTGTGGGATATGATCACCGTCACTATCTTTATTGCACGTTTAGCTACTGTGTAATTGACGGTACATTGGCAAACTGTGGCAACCATTGACGCTGTGCAGTAAACATTTCCGTAAACATCGCATCAATTTGCTCAAGGGTGCACACTGTTGCCGTTACCGGATCAAGAGCCAAAGCATACCGTGCAGCATCAAGATCACAAGTCAGTGCCGCTTCAACAATTAACTCTTGTACCGCGGTATTGGTTTTGATCAAACTAGCACATTGCATAGGTAAACGGCCCATTTTCTGCGGATGAATCCCTTGGCTATCAACCCAAATCGGTACCTCAACAACACAGTTTTCAGGTAAGTTATCGATCAACAAACCTGCAGACTGACGATTCGGCACATTACCATTGATTCGTGTCCGTTCACCGCTGACCATTGCGTTAATCAGCTTCGGTGCATTCAGCATATTCGGCTCAATCGTAAACTTTTGTATCCCTGCCAACTGGGCGTCAATTTCAGCTTCACCAGCAGAATGGACTTTTTCTTCCAACGCCAATAAATCCCAGCGCTGAGGAAGGAAATGATTAATCATCTCTTCATTTTTACGGAAATAGGGTAGGTAATCGCTACAGTGCCAGTGGTTTTCTGTGCACCATAAACCAAAAAATTTCAGTACTTCACAGCGCACACCATCAGCAGCGTAGACTTTCTGATTATTAAACAATTCACGGATTTTAGGCTGCATATCTTTGCCATTCGCCATCATTTTGGTTATCCACGTCATGTGATTAATGCCCGCGAATTCATAGTCAATGTGCGAAGGTACATCGTGATACATCAGTCGTTGCCAGCGTTCGGGGGTTGATGGATGCTCTACCCAATCGCCTTCACCTAAATACCCGACAAGTTGAGCCGCGGTATAGCGCACGCCATAACACAAACCGATAGATTTAATTGGGCTGGAATCTTTTGCAGCCCAAGTTAATGGTGCGAGTGGGTTGGCATAGTTGATAAACAACGCCTCGGGGCATACCTCTTCCATGTCTCGCAATATTGCCAACATTGGGGGGATATGGCGTAGAGCTCGAAAGATGCCACCCGGCCCCATGGTATCGCCAACTTCTTGTATTACACCGTACTTGGTCGGAATCTGCATATCCAGTCGCCACGGCTCTAAACCTCCAACCTGAATGGCATTAATCACAAAGTCGGCACCGGTCAACGCCTGACGCCTATTTGTGGTCATACTGATCCGAGCATGAGTATTAGCCTGCTCAGCCATTTTACTAATAAGCTGATGGCTTCTTTTAAGTACTTCAGGATCGATATCCATCAACACCAAGTCAATATCGTTCAATGCCGGATAAGAGAGTAAGGCCGAAGTAATCTGGCGGGTGAACATTACACTACCCGCACCGATAATGGTTATCTGAGTCATATTTATACCTTATTAAAAAGTAACCGTCGCCATGATCCTATGTGCTGTTTTAACAGCATGCTATGGACCATTAACGAAACAAGAATGGTGACGCCGTAGATTAGGCGAGTCCAAAAACCCGCCAACCCGGCACTGATGATTCCGGCTTCTAAAATACCGATAATGCAGGCACCAAACAGTGTGCCCATCAAGGTACCGCGCCCGCCGAGAACAGAGGTGCCGCCAATGAATACCGAGGCAAAAACCAATAGCATGTAACCCTGCCCCTGATTAGGCCACCAGCTACTCATCTCTAGGCTGACAAAGACTCCGACTAAAGCCGACATCGCGCCCATAAGCATAAATAACAACAAGCGAGTCCGTTCAACGGGTACTCCCATCACTTGTGCTGCTGTCGGGTTATCACCAATAAAATTGACGTTATCACCAAAAACATGGTGCGAAAGGATCAGCCAGAGCAGGAAAATCACCAGCAAAGCCCACAACATCTGGGCAGGAATCACGTCGGCAATACGGCCAACCATCAGAGTGTGAATCCAACTGTCACGAATTTGCGGAATGCTCAGAGCGAGACCGTCAGCTAAAACGGTTGTTAGGCCACCCAGAAAAAACTGGGTGCCGATGGTTGCAATGATCGAAGGGATACGAAAATAGACCACCAGTATTCCGTTCAGGATGCCACAAGCTAAACCTGCAGTAATCGCACATCCGAGGGCCAACAGAGGGGAATTTGTCGCCTGAAAGATGGCAGAGAAAACAAAGCCACCCAGCGCGACAACCGCGGGGAAACTCATGTCGATTTCACGCGCGATAATTAGCAGCGTTAAAGCAAATGCCAGCATAGCCGTGAACGGAATCGTCGACATGAATGCAGTGTAAATACGGCCATGTAGGA
This window contains:
- a CDS encoding DMT family transporter, with translation MFYLLPLLTVSIWAGNAIVNKLSFSVIDPGAIAFYRWFFAMLVLTPFLAKSIWQHRKTIKPYLPKLAFLSLLGMVLNQSLGYFAAATTTATNMALIISLVPLISMFLSVPLLSQRLSPLAIVGAILSLGGLVLMLSHGNLHQLAAQGITQGDGLLLIAAFVYALYCVLLKRWQMPLTNWQSVYVQGVLAVIMLFPMFVSSERMAITAEAFPLVMYAAMLGSLIAPWCWLLGIQRLGADRTAMFMNLMPVITALIASVVLNEQLESYHYIGGVMVLSGVALAQKKVKARQQKMATA
- a CDS encoding AMP-binding protein, with the translated sequence MPVDSESPLGREPEQTAQSVLNVIKELVKELRQGQEPPEPIQLDCDFDRDLGFDSLARAELIQRIEQQFKVNLPDQTLAVIETPRDLLRELLHAESQDTALVSEQIIRQIKLGAVESAPEQMETLQQVLDWHVKEHPDRPHLYVYQNADQVTEISYRALRDEALRIASGLVKQDVEPGQCIAIMLPTSNDYFYSFFGILFARAIPVPIYPPARPSQIEDHLKRHARILQNSQVRILITVPEAKPLSQLLRLQVPSIQAVVTVPELRQAASGPLSTGDAQSSDIAFLQYTSGSTGNPKGVALTHANLLANVRTMGRVVCVDSTDVFVSWLPVYHDMGLIGTWFGSLYHAIPLVIMSPLLFLSKPQRWLWAIHHHRGTLSPAPNFAYELCINKIDDAELEGLDLSTWRLSWNGAEPVSPSTIRRFTERFAKYGFRPETMSPVYGLAECSVGLTFPTSVRLPLIERIRREPMERFGRAITAAADETDVMQIVGLGQPLPGHQIRIVDEFGRELPEREEGGLEFKGPSATQGYYRDPEKTQQLFHGEWLDTGDRAFMVGGELFITGRSKDIIIRAGRNIHPHELEEAVCNIPGIRKGCVAAFASHDSHSGTERLIVLAETRETDKVQQQRLQQEVNNLSLDLLGSPPDEVVIAPPHTVPKTSSGKIRRAACKDLYEQNKLDARQRTVWWQTLRLMMAGINPQLRRYWRIVSDFSYAAYMWLVMAVLAPCVWCLVAVVPNKRWCWSVARLGVRLLILFTGTRVTMKGKENLPDNTPCILVANHSSYLDGLIMALAAPTECNFVAKAELLKNPFARIFLSRLDTEFVERFDMQKGVTDARRIAANARNNRSLFFFPEGTLYRMPGLHEFHMGAFIAAVDGALPVVPITLCGTRSKLRGKSLFPRRGDISVTIGKPLTPQGTDWNAALALRDQARAEILSHCGEPDLAHIEK
- a CDS encoding IS6 family transposase, coding for MTIKFTGRHFPSEIILQSVRYYLSYKLSYREIEEVLAERGINVDHSTLNRWVIKYAPLLEHRARGRKKPVASSWRMDETYINVKGQWKYYYRAVDKYGDVIDFLLRDKQDEKAARAFFQKAIGQHGLPDKVVIDGSHSNALTLHHINVDLWHNGHMLSLIEILSIKYLNNIVEQSHRRVKGKMNQCLGWKSDEGAKATLAGIELWSMIKNGQLDNPDGLSVWDEFYALAA
- a CDS encoding N-acyl-D-amino-acid deacylase family protein, with protein sequence MRQLIKNATVIDGRGSNAFKSDILINNQVITDISPFITTAVDHVIDADGAFVTPGFIDVHSHTDLATFLPQGFKPKIMQGITTELVGLCGLGVSPLPKELQAEHRKRLIIGNPPIDWGWDDFPSYTSALEQQGLEVNVSAFLPHGLLRYQICGNSSIPMNKNQRLKLAQLTDEALGAGARGVSLGLIYHPALFSDRDELLTVAQVAAKHQKPIVVHMRSESDQILEALQEMIVLSEQAGCQLHISHLKLIGRRNAGKLSSLLSLIERYQISFDQYPYHYGSTTLFSILPPALIRAYAPDELMKKLHTSAVRRQVHDWLSERILPQASEPWDNLPALVGWENILICEVESQEAQKWVGISIAECAQQTDQHPVDFTLDLLIREQGNVRMIDYFMDEALVEQILQHPQGMVGSDTLLGGRLHPRVSGSFPRIINQFVTQRKLLSLEQAIRKMTALSAETFSLHKRGKLAPGYYADIAMFGADFCDHATIEQPERYATGLHNLWVNGQQKVVQGKYLNTRSGQLLLAKNGNNGI
- a CDS encoding alpha-glucosidase/alpha-galactosidase is translated as MTQITIIGAGSVMFTRQITSALLSYPALNDIDLVLMDIDPEVLKRSHQLISKMAEQANTHARISMTTNRRQALTGADFVINAIQVGGLEPWRLDMQIPTKYGVIQEVGDTMGPGGIFRALRHIPPMLAILRDMEEVCPEALFINYANPLAPLTWAAKDSSPIKSIGLCYGVRYTAAQLVGYLGEGDWVEHPSTPERWQRLMYHDVPSHIDYEFAGINHMTWITKMMANGKDMQPKIRELFNNQKVYAADGVRCEVLKFFGLWCTENHWHCSDYLPYFRKNEEMINHFLPQRWDLLALEEKVHSAGEAEIDAQLAGIQKFTIEPNMLNAPKLINAMVSGERTRINGNVPNRQSAGLLIDNLPENCVVEVPIWVDSQGIHPQKMGRLPMQCASLIKTNTAVQELIVEAALTCDLDAARYALALDPVTATVCTLEQIDAMFTEMFTAQRQWLPQFANVPSITQ
- a CDS encoding ABC transporter permease; the encoded protein is MMNSFITRHRVPSLTALILVALWALFTVCSPETFLHGRIYTAFMSTIPFTAMLAFALTLLIIAREIDMSFPAVVALGGFVFSAIFQATNSPLLALGCAITAGLACGILNGILVVYFRIPSIIATIGTQFFLGGLTTVLADGLALSIPQIRDSWIHTLMVGRIADVIPAQMLWALLVIFLLWLILSHHVFGDNVNFIGDNPTAAQVMGVPVERTRLLLFMLMGAMSALVGVFVSLEMSSWWPNQGQGYMLLVFASVFIGGTSVLGGRGTLMGTLFGACIIGILEAGIISAGLAGFWTRLIYGVTILVSLMVHSMLLKQHIGSWRRLLFNKV